The Pseudarthrobacter defluvii DNA window GGCACCGAGCGCCGAGGCGACGGCTGCCGCTGCGGTATCCGCGTTGACGTTCAGGACCTGGCCGGTGGGCTGGAACCGGACGGCGCCCGCTACGCCTTCTCCGCCGTCGACAATCTCCGGGGCGACGGTGGAGATCACGGGGATGCGTCCGGCGTCGAGGATGTCCATGATGCCGGCGGGGTCGACGCCGACCACCTCGCCCACCAGCCCAAGGTCCACTTCCTCGCCGTCCACCACGGTGCCGGTGCGGACGGCGCGGAGCAGGCCGCCGTCTTCCCCGGACATGCCGACGGCGTAGGGCCCGTGGGAGTTGATGAGGCCCACCAGTTCGCGGCCCACCTGCCCGGTGAGGACCATGCGGACCACTTCCATGGCCTCTGGTGTGGTGACCCGGAGGCCGCCCTTGAATTCGGACTCGATGCCCAGCCGGCCCAGCATGGAGTTGATCTGCGGGCCCCCGCCGTGGACCACAACGGGGTGGATGCCCACGTGGTGGAGGAAGACGATGTCCTCGGCGAAGGCGCGCCGGAGGTCGTCGTTGACCATGGCGTTTCCGCCGTACTTGACCACCATGATGCTGCCGGCGAACCGCTGGATCCAGGGCAGGGCCTCGATCAGGGTTTCAGCCTTGTCCTGCGCGGCGGACATGGTGGTGGTTTCACGCGTCTGGGTGTTCATGGAGTCACTTTCCACAGCGGTTGGTACCCGGGCCCTGGCTAGCTGGAGTAGGCGCTGTTTTCGTGGACGTAGTCGTGGGTGAGGTCGTTCGTCCAGATGGTGGCCTCGGCGTCGCCTGCCTGCAGGTCGATCTCCACCAGGACCTCGCGGGGTTCCAGGTCCACCAGGCTGCGGTCATCGCCGATGCTGCCGCTCCGGCAGATCTGGATGCCGTTCATGGCCACGTTGAGTTTGTCCGGCTCGAAGGCGGCGTCGGTGGTGCCCACGGCGGAGAGCACACGTCCCCAGTTGGGGTCCTTGCCGAAGATAGCGGCCTTGAAGAGGTTGGAGCGGGCCACGGAGCGGCTGACCGTCTCGGCGTCGGCTTCACTGGCCGCGTTGAAGGTCCGGATGGCGATGTCGTGGCTGGCGCCCTCGGCATCGGCGATCAGCTTCCTGGCCAACTCGGCGCAGACTTGGGTGAGCCCGGCTCCAAAGGCTTCGGCGGAGGGGACGGCACCGGAAGCCGCGGACGCCAGCAGGACCACGGTGTCGTTGGTGGACATGCATCCGTCCGAGTCTGCGCGGTCAAAGCTAACGCGGGTGGCATCGCGCAGGACGACGTCGAGCATTTCCGGCTGCACATCGGCGTCGGTGGTGAGCACCACCAGCATGGTGGCCAGCCCGGGTGCCAGCATGCCGGCGCCCTTGGCGATGCCGCCGATGCTGAACTCCTGGCCGTCGGCGTCGGTACCGATGAAGAGGGCGGACTTGGGCACGCTGTCGGTGGTCATGATGGCGGTGCCTGCGTCCGGTCCGCCGTCGGTGCTGAGCGCTTCTGCGGCAGCCTCCACCCCTGGCAGGATCTTGTCCATGGGCAGCTGCTCGCCGATCAGCCCGGTGGAGCAGACGAAGACGTCGGTAGCGGAGATCCCCAGGACCTCTGCCACCTTTTCCGCAGTGCTGTGGGTGTTCTGGAAACCGGTGGGGCCGGTGCAGGCGTTGGCTCCACCGGAGTTGAGGATGACGGCGTCCACCCGGCCGTCGGAGACCACCTGGCGGGACCAGTGCACGGGGGCTGCTGCCACCCGGTTGCTGGTGAAGACGGCGGCGGCGGCCTTGGACGGTCCGTCATTGACGACCAGGGCGAGGTCCGGGTTGCCGGAGGCCTTGAGCCCGGCGGTGACGCCGGCAGCGCGGAATCCTTGGGGTGCGGTGATGGTCACGGGGCTACTCCCTGCAGGTTGAGGCCGGCGGTTTCCGGCAGGCCGAGTGCAATGTTCATGGACTGCACGGCGCCGCCGGCAGTGCCCTTGGTGAGGTTGTCGATCACGCAGGTGACGATCACCCGTCCGGTGTGGGCGTCGAAGGCCAGCTGCATGGCGGCATGGTTGGAGCTCTGGACCGATTTGGTCGTGGGCCACTGGCCTTCCGGCAGCAGGTGGACGAACGGCTCATCCTCGTACGCCTCCGCCCAGGCCAGGCGCAACTCGGCCGCCGTGGTGCCGGCCTTGACCTTGGCCGTGGCGGTGGTCAGGATGCCGCGGCTCATCGGGGCAAGGGTGGGCGTGAACGATACGGTGACCTGCTCCCCCGCCGCGTTGGACAGGCCCTGCTCGATTTCCGGAGTGTGCCGGTGCCCGCCACCCACACCGTAGGGGCTCATGGAGCCCATGACCTCGGAGCCGATCAGGTTGACCTTGGCGGCCTTGCCCGCGCCGGAGGTGCCGGACGCGGAAACGATTACGACGTCGTCGGGCTCCAGCAGGTGGGCAGCAAACCCGGGGGTCAGCGCCAGGAGGGCTGAGGTTGGGTAGCAGCCGGGAACAGCGATGCGCTTGGCGCCCTTGAGGGCCTCGCGCTGGCCGGGCAGCTCCGGAAGTCCGTACGGCCAAGTGCCCGCGTAGGCGGAGCCGTAGAACTTTTCCCAAGCGGCGGGGTCTTCGAGGCGGTGGTCGGCGCCGGCGTCGATGACCACAGTACCTTCCGGCAGCTGGGCGGCGATTTCAGCGGAAGCACCATGCGGCAGGGCGAGGAAGACAACGTCATGACCCGAGAGGTTTTCCACGGTGGTGTCTTCAAGGATGCGGCTGGCCAGCCCATGCAGGTGCGGCTGCAGCTCACCCAGGCGCGAACCGGCGTTGCTGTGGGCCGTGATGGCACCGATGGTCACTCCGGGATGCCCGGCAAGAAGCCGGAGGACCTCTCCTCCGGCGTAGCCGCTGGCTCCCGAAACCGCAACAGAAATAGTCATGCTCCGACTATACAGCAATAGTTATGCACTGGTCCCGATAGTTATGCATTCCGTTTCCCGGCCTATGGCAGGTGCTTGCCCTCCTGGCACACGCTGTCCCTAGGATGGTTTCGGCAGCCGGGGCCGGAGACGCCGGGACCCGCGAAAGGAGAGCCATGACGCACGCAATCGTCGCACGGCAGGCAGGCGGACCGGAAGTCCTTGAGTACGCAGAGGTCGAGCCCCCTGTTCCAGGCCCCGGGCAGATCCTGTTCAAAGTCGGGGCGGCGGGCGTCAACTTCATCGATACCTACAAGCGCAGCGGCACCTACAAAGTCCAATACCCCTTCACGCCCGGCTCGGAGGCTGCCGGCACGGTCGAGGCAGTGGGCGAAGGCGTCACCGGCTTCGCAGTGGGTGACCGGGTGGCCACCGCCGAAGGCATCAACTGCTACGCGGATTACGCACTGGTGGACGAGGATGCAGCGCTGCCGGTGCCGAAGGGGCTGGACATCTTTACCGCCGCAGCACTCCCCTTGCAAGGAGTCACCGCCCACTACCTGATGAATTCCACGTTCAAGGTGGAGCCCGGCCACAAGGTCCTGCTGCATGCCGGGGCCGGCGGTGTGGGGCTGCTGCTGATCCAGCTGCTCAAGGCACGAGGCGCTGAAGTCATCACCACAGTCTCCACTGACGGGAAGGAACAGCTCGCGCTCGACGCCGGCGCGGACCACGTGCTGCGCTACGACGGCTTTGCGGAGCGGGTCAGGGAGATTACCAGCGGCACCGGCGTGGACGTCGCCTACGACGGCGTGGGGAAGGACACCTTCGACGGCTCCCTCGCAGCGTTGCGGATCCGGGGAATGCTGGTGCTGTTCGGAGCGGCCTCCGGCCCCGTTCCGCCGTTCGACCCCCAGCGCCTCAACGCCGCGGGTTCCCTGTTCCTGACGCGCCCCACCATGGGCCACTACCTGCGGGACGCGGCGGAGCGGCGCTGGCGCTCGGACGAGGTGTTCGCCGCCGCGTCCGACGGCAGCCTGAAGGTCCGGATCGGTGCGCGCTACCCGCTCAGCCAGGCCGGGCAGGCGCACCGCGACCTCGAGGGCCGCAAGACCACGGGGAAGGTTCTCCTGGTTCCCTGACGCAGGGTCGCCAGCCAACAAAGAAAGTCCCCGCAACCATTCCAGGTTGCGGGGACTCTTGGCTTCCGGAAGCGCCCAGCTACCGCTGGACTGCTCCGAAGCGTTCGGCGGCCAGGGCAACTGCGGCTTCACGCGCCGCCGAGGCCTCGTCAGCGGTCAGGGTCCGGTCGGCGGCCCGGAAGCGGAGCCCGAAGGCCAGCGACTTCTTGCCGTCCTCGATGCCCTTGCCCGCGTAAACGTCGAACAGGGCCACGTCTTCCAGCAGCTCTCCGGCGCCTTCACGCAGGGCGGCAAGGACCTCGTCTGCCGGCACGTCGGCGGGGACCACGAGCGCCACGTCCTGGGTGGCCACCGGGAACGTGGAGATGTGGCGGGCCACGATGACGTCCGGAGCTGCCTCGAACAGGGCGTCGGCGTTGATTTCAAGAGCCACCGAACGGGCGGGCATGTCCGACGCCGCCAGCAGCTTGGGGTGCAGTTCACCCGCGTAGCCAACGGTCTCGCCGGTACGAAGGGCAAGCCGGGCGGTGCGGCCGGGGTGGAACGCCTGGTGGTGGCCCTGGCTGACAACCAGGTCCACGCCGAGGACATCGCCGGCAAGGCGGGC harbors:
- the argJ gene encoding bifunctional glutamate N-acetyltransferase/amino-acid acetyltransferase ArgJ, with product MTITAPQGFRAAGVTAGLKASGNPDLALVVNDGPSKAAAAVFTSNRVAAAPVHWSRQVVSDGRVDAVILNSGGANACTGPTGFQNTHSTAEKVAEVLGISATDVFVCSTGLIGEQLPMDKILPGVEAAAEALSTDGGPDAGTAIMTTDSVPKSALFIGTDADGQEFSIGGIAKGAGMLAPGLATMLVVLTTDADVQPEMLDVVLRDATRVSFDRADSDGCMSTNDTVVLLASAASGAVPSAEAFGAGLTQVCAELARKLIADAEGASHDIAIRTFNAASEADAETVSRSVARSNLFKAAIFGKDPNWGRVLSAVGTTDAAFEPDKLNVAMNGIQICRSGSIGDDRSLVDLEPREVLVEIDLQAGDAEATIWTNDLTHDYVHENSAYSS
- a CDS encoding quinone oxidoreductase family protein; its protein translation is MTHAIVARQAGGPEVLEYAEVEPPVPGPGQILFKVGAAGVNFIDTYKRSGTYKVQYPFTPGSEAAGTVEAVGEGVTGFAVGDRVATAEGINCYADYALVDEDAALPVPKGLDIFTAAALPLQGVTAHYLMNSTFKVEPGHKVLLHAGAGGVGLLLIQLLKARGAEVITTVSTDGKEQLALDAGADHVLRYDGFAERVREITSGTGVDVAYDGVGKDTFDGSLAALRIRGMLVLFGAASGPVPPFDPQRLNAAGSLFLTRPTMGHYLRDAAERRWRSDEVFAAASDGSLKVRIGARYPLSQAGQAHRDLEGRKTTGKVLLVP
- the argC gene encoding N-acetyl-gamma-glutamyl-phosphate reductase, whose protein sequence is MTISVAVSGASGYAGGEVLRLLAGHPGVTIGAITAHSNAGSRLGELQPHLHGLASRILEDTTVENLSGHDVVFLALPHGASAEIAAQLPEGTVVIDAGADHRLEDPAAWEKFYGSAYAGTWPYGLPELPGQREALKGAKRIAVPGCYPTSALLALTPGFAAHLLEPDDVVIVSASGTSGAGKAAKVNLIGSEVMGSMSPYGVGGGHRHTPEIEQGLSNAAGEQVTVSFTPTLAPMSRGILTTATAKVKAGTTAAELRLAWAEAYEDEPFVHLLPEGQWPTTKSVQSSNHAAMQLAFDAHTGRVIVTCVIDNLTKGTAGGAVQSMNIALGLPETAGLNLQGVAP
- the argB gene encoding acetylglutamate kinase, producing the protein MNTQTRETTTMSAAQDKAETLIEALPWIQRFAGSIMVVKYGGNAMVNDDLRRAFAEDIVFLHHVGIHPVVVHGGGPQINSMLGRLGIESEFKGGLRVTTPEAMEVVRMVLTGQVGRELVGLINSHGPYAVGMSGEDGGLLRAVRTGTVVDGEEVDLGLVGEVVGVDPAGIMDILDAGRIPVISTVAPEIVDGGEGVAGAVRFQPTGQVLNVNADTAAAAVASALGATKLVILTDVEGLYANWPDKSSLISSITASELREMLPRLQSGMIPKMAACLKAVDEGVERAHIVDGRLAHSMLLETFTTAGIGTQVVPDEEING